The following proteins are encoded in a genomic region of Flammeovirga agarivorans:
- a CDS encoding SRPBCC family protein, translated as MKIKSIILMSVISMLFSFKNASAQKVKRTHTFSIERVIPSSAEKVWNVVGNEFADVSKYHAGIVKSELINGSTKSEIGCERVCQLDDKGKKLVREELVEFDEQTMYFKAKVFDGEGVPTVPEYTFAEYEVKPIDEERCKLIITQTYRTKPAFIGGIVKGKFKQYTKEQMIFIEHYVLTGEAVSKENQKEIIGKYQ; from the coding sequence ATGAAAATTAAAAGCATTATTCTTATGTCAGTTATCTCTATGTTATTCTCATTCAAAAATGCATCTGCTCAAAAAGTAAAAAGGACACATACTTTCTCAATTGAAAGAGTGATCCCGTCATCGGCGGAAAAAGTATGGAATGTTGTTGGGAATGAATTTGCAGATGTATCAAAATACCATGCAGGGATTGTCAAATCTGAATTAATTAATGGGAGTACTAAAAGTGAGATAGGGTGTGAGCGAGTTTGTCAATTGGACGACAAAGGGAAAAAACTAGTGAGGGAGGAGCTGGTAGAGTTCGATGAGCAAACTATGTATTTTAAAGCTAAGGTTTTCGATGGTGAAGGAGTACCTACAGTACCAGAATATACTTTTGCGGAATATGAAGTAAAGCCTATTGATGAAGAGCGTTGTAAATTAATTATCACACAAACATATAGAACTAAACCTGCTTTTATTGGAGGAATTGTAAAAGGAAAGTTTAAGCAATACACTAAAGAGCAAATGATTTTTATTGAGCATTATGTACTGACTGGTGAGGCAGTGAGCAAAGAAAATCAAAAAGAAATCATAGGTAAATATC
- a CDS encoding helix-turn-helix domain-containing protein: protein MQSPLDNQARLIYVYRGKSKIISSTDLIHINGGDMLLMRCGQFVNHWLENNEEEPYEVIAFQLLPNVLQDVYNNELPIELQSLKNEVEVPPLIKISSNKTIDHFFEGLRFNIENKKLMTDEYLKIKVRELISILISIDTSEFNFFLGQLFQSKAYQFQEVINKNLFENLKLEDFAFLSGMSLSTFQRKFKEIYNMTPKKYIVGKRLEKAEGLLKTTSLRISDIAYDCGFEDIAHFSKSFSAMYKSSPRDYRNSID, encoded by the coding sequence GTGCAGTCACCTTTAGATAATCAAGCTCGATTAATTTATGTTTATCGAGGTAAATCAAAAATCATTTCATCTACAGATTTAATTCATATCAATGGTGGAGATATGTTGTTGATGAGATGTGGACAATTTGTAAATCATTGGTTGGAGAACAATGAGGAAGAGCCTTATGAGGTAATTGCTTTTCAGTTATTGCCTAATGTATTGCAGGATGTTTACAACAATGAATTGCCCATTGAATTACAATCTTTGAAAAATGAAGTAGAAGTGCCTCCTCTAATCAAAATATCTTCGAATAAGACTATTGATCATTTTTTTGAGGGGTTAAGGTTTAATATTGAAAATAAGAAACTGATGACAGATGAATATTTGAAGATAAAAGTACGAGAACTAATTAGTATTCTTATTTCTATTGATACTTCAGAGTTTAACTTTTTTTTAGGACAACTATTTCAATCTAAAGCTTATCAATTCCAAGAGGTAATAAATAAAAATCTCTTTGAAAATTTGAAGCTTGAAGACTTTGCTTTTTTATCAGGTATGAGTCTTTCTACTTTTCAGAGGAAGTTTAAGGAGATTTATAATATGACTCCCAAAAAATATATTGTAGGTAAACGGTTAGAAAAAGCCGAAGGACTGCTGAAAACTACTTCACTTAGAATATCCGATATAGCTTATGATTGTGGATTTGAAGATATAGCACATTTTTCTAAGTCTTTTTCAGCTATGTATAAATCATCGCCAAGAGATTACAGAAATAGCATTGACTAG
- a CDS encoding lysophospholipid acyltransferase family protein → MNKLKFSPFYLLSLLPINVLYIFSDILYVFIFKVFQYRRDIVMDNLIKSFPEKKYREIREIEKRFYHHFCDIMFESIKTLTMNKREIEKRFKIKNPELIQELYHQNKNIVLYSAHLGNWEWCTFLPLFLDHQVTAFYQPLSNKYFDELMKLIRSRLGVLCIPSQNGYKTLLKLKAEKKLTFNLIIGDQSPSHKSSRYWTHFLHRETAFLMGADVISNKNNCAVIYPQCIKVKRGVYETQFILLDESPRESQKHSVIEKYSKALEENINQQPYLWLWSHNRWKLSA, encoded by the coding sequence ATGAATAAGCTAAAGTTTTCTCCTTTTTATTTATTATCCCTTCTCCCTATCAATGTTCTTTATATTTTTTCTGACATTCTGTACGTATTTATCTTTAAAGTATTTCAATACAGAAGAGACATTGTGATGGATAATTTAATCAAATCATTTCCTGAAAAGAAATATCGAGAAATAAGAGAAATCGAAAAACGATTTTATCATCACTTCTGTGATATAATGTTCGAGAGTATCAAAACGCTAACCATGAATAAACGGGAAATCGAAAAACGATTTAAAATAAAAAATCCAGAACTAATTCAAGAACTCTATCATCAAAATAAAAATATTGTGTTGTACTCCGCTCATTTAGGAAATTGGGAGTGGTGTACTTTTTTACCATTATTTCTAGATCATCAAGTAACGGCATTCTATCAACCACTTTCAAATAAATACTTTGATGAGTTGATGAAATTAATTAGAAGTAGATTGGGGGTTTTATGTATTCCTTCTCAAAATGGGTATAAGACACTATTAAAGTTGAAAGCAGAGAAGAAATTAACCTTTAATTTAATTATTGGTGACCAAAGCCCTAGTCACAAATCTTCAAGATATTGGACACACTTTCTTCATAGAGAAACGGCATTCTTAATGGGAGCAGATGTGATATCCAATAAAAACAACTGTGCTGTTATTTATCCACAATGTATTAAAGTAAAAAGGGGAGTCTATGAGACCCAATTTATATTGTTAGATGAATCGCCAAGAGAATCTCAGAAGCATTCAGTTATTGAAAAATACTCCAAAGCCCTTGAAGAAAATATCAATCAACAACCTTATTTATGGTTATGGAGTCATAATCGTTGGAAATTATCAGCATAA
- a CDS encoding ABC transporter ATP-binding protein yields the protein MIQVEKLTKVYKTKTALSLDNLSIQPQEIIGLVGNNGAGKTTFLSLLLDLIEASEGKVEIKEEDVSKTEDWKKFTGSFLDDTFLVPFMTSYEYLEFVAKLHGWNKGDLEDFLEQTKNFYGEDFISGKKLIKDLSKGNKNKTGILGALIGNPDLLILDEPFANLDPTSQQWLRMKIQKLAEEGVTAIVSSHDLQHVTGISTRIVMLENGEVVKDVENSDSTLEELEKYFGDKISEDLI from the coding sequence ATGATACAAGTAGAAAAACTGACTAAAGTATATAAAACAAAGACAGCACTCTCATTAGATAACTTATCAATACAGCCCCAAGAAATTATTGGATTAGTTGGTAATAATGGAGCTGGAAAAACAACATTTTTAAGTTTATTATTAGACCTGATAGAAGCATCTGAAGGCAAAGTTGAAATCAAAGAGGAAGATGTTTCCAAAACAGAAGATTGGAAAAAATTTACAGGTTCTTTTTTAGACGATACCTTCCTAGTTCCATTTATGACATCTTATGAGTATTTAGAGTTTGTAGCTAAGTTACATGGTTGGAATAAGGGTGATTTGGAAGATTTCTTAGAGCAAACAAAAAACTTCTATGGCGAAGATTTTATTTCTGGCAAGAAGTTAATCAAAGATCTATCCAAAGGAAATAAAAATAAGACGGGTATTTTAGGTGCTTTAATCGGTAACCCTGATCTATTAATTTTAGATGAGCCCTTTGCAAATCTAGATCCTACTTCTCAACAATGGTTACGTATGAAAATACAAAAATTAGCAGAAGAAGGTGTAACAGCTATTGTTTCAAGTCACGATTTACAACACGTTACTGGGATAAGTACAAGGATCGTTATGTTAGAAAATGGTGAAGTTGTGAAAGATGTTGAGAATTCAGATTCAACACTAGAGGAGTTAGAAAAGTATTTTGGAGATAAAATCTCAGAAGATTTGATATAA